One window of Paenibacillus albicereus genomic DNA carries:
- a CDS encoding phage holin family protein, with the protein MTIEALSELIDPELTIVVAACWVIGMILKGTPQIPNWTIVYIVTGAAIVLAMALQGFTLKVGLQGLLCGAVSVYGHQLFKQTREAVRKDGEES; encoded by the coding sequence ATGACTATCGAAGCGCTCTCGGAGCTGATCGACCCCGAGCTGACCATTGTCGTCGCCGCGTGCTGGGTCATCGGCATGATCTTGAAGGGGACGCCTCAGATTCCGAATTGGACCATCGTCTACATCGTGACGGGAGCGGCGATCGTGCTTGCGATGGCGCTCCAGGGCTTCACGCTGAAGGTAGGCCTGCAGGGGCTGCTGTGCGGGGCTGTATCCGTTTATGGCCATCAGCTGTTCAAGCAGACGAGGGAAGCGGTGCGCAAAGACGGGGAGGAGAGCTGA
- a CDS encoding TetR-like C-terminal domain-containing protein, translated as MAETDSRIDPRVLRTRQMLKHALIELLGETELDKITVQLLTRRASINRVTFYLHYRDIPDLMERLAEEMADQIRQILSPFSSQNTEELERSLVDLLEHIALHSAFYKAVLSARMMPVFAEKLLQLLSELISSRMQEKAERSGEEPAIPKDIVIWYGSSALIGMIVSWLRSDMPYTPRFLAKQFMLLTKHR; from the coding sequence ATGGCGGAAACGGATTCACGAATCGATCCCCGCGTCCTGCGCACGCGCCAGATGCTGAAGCATGCTTTGATCGAGCTGCTCGGGGAAACCGAGCTGGACAAGATTACCGTGCAGCTGCTGACCCGGCGCGCTTCCATCAACCGGGTCACGTTTTATTTGCATTATCGGGACATTCCGGATCTGATGGAGCGGCTCGCCGAAGAAATGGCGGATCAGATCCGGCAGATCCTGTCCCCCTTCTCTTCCCAAAATACGGAGGAGCTCGAGCGGTCGCTGGTCGACTTGCTCGAGCATATCGCCTTGCATTCCGCCTTCTACAAAGCCGTGCTTTCGGCGCGGATGATGCCCGTTTTCGCCGAAAAGCTGCTGCAGCTTCTTTCGGAGCTCATCTCGAGCCGGATGCAGGAGAAGGCGGAGCGCTCGGGCGAGGAACCGGCCATCCCGAAGGATATCGTCATCTGGTACGGCTCCTCCGCCTTGATCGGGATGATCGTCTCGTGGCTGCGCAGCGACATGCCGTATACGCCCCGCTTTTTAGCCAAGCAATTCATGCTTTTGACCAAGCACAGATGA
- a CDS encoding aminotransferase class I/II-fold pyridoxal phosphate-dependent enzyme, with amino-acid sequence MDHNRTPLFSALRRHAENNPLQFHIPGHKKGAGTDSEFRSFIGDNALSIDLINIAPLDDLHQPTGVIEESQKLAADAFGADYTFFSVQGTSGAIMTMILSVCAPGDKIIVPRNVHKSVMSAIIFAGARPVFISPARDGNLGIDHGITTRSVRRALERHPDAKAVLVINPTYFGICANLKEIVDLVHSYDIPVLVDEAHGVLIHFSDRLPMSAMQAGADMAATSVHKLGGSMTQSSVLNLKAGRVNPQRVQTIISMLTTTSTSYILLASLDTSRRNLAVNGQAMAEKAIALAEHAREAINAIPGLYCFGKEILGGEATFDYDPTKLTIHVRHLGITGYEAENWLRDTFNLEVELSDMYNILCLITPGDSEDTVGQLLGALRAMVERYPQVDEVQELVVKIPEIPQLSLTPREAFYGETEVLPFKESAGRIIAEFIYVYPPGIPILLPGEVISQSNIDYIVDHVEVGLPVKGPEDRSIQFVKVIVEETAIF; translated from the coding sequence GTGGACCATAACCGCACCCCTCTCTTCAGCGCGCTCCGCCGCCATGCGGAGAACAACCCGCTGCAATTCCATATTCCCGGACACAAGAAAGGCGCTGGAACCGACTCCGAATTCCGCTCCTTCATCGGCGACAACGCCTTGTCGATCGATTTGATCAATATAGCTCCGCTGGACGACCTGCATCAGCCGACCGGCGTCATCGAAGAAAGCCAAAAATTGGCTGCCGATGCGTTCGGAGCCGATTATACCTTTTTTTCCGTCCAAGGCACAAGCGGGGCCATCATGACGATGATCCTCTCGGTGTGCGCGCCGGGAGACAAGATCATCGTGCCGCGCAACGTCCATAAATCCGTCATGTCGGCCATCATTTTCGCGGGCGCTCGTCCCGTCTTCATCTCTCCGGCGCGCGACGGCAACCTCGGCATCGACCACGGCATCACGACGCGCTCCGTGCGGCGCGCGCTCGAGCGCCATCCCGACGCCAAGGCCGTGCTCGTCATCAACCCGACGTACTTCGGCATCTGCGCGAACCTGAAGGAAATCGTCGATCTCGTCCACAGCTACGACATCCCGGTGCTCGTGGACGAAGCCCACGGCGTGCTGATCCATTTCAGCGACCGGCTCCCGATGAGCGCCATGCAGGCCGGAGCCGACATGGCCGCGACGAGCGTGCACAAGCTCGGCGGTTCGATGACGCAGAGCTCGGTGCTGAACCTGAAGGCCGGCCGCGTCAACCCGCAGCGCGTGCAGACGATCATCAGCATGCTGACGACGACGTCGACCTCCTACATCCTGCTCGCTTCGCTCGACACGTCGCGCCGCAATCTGGCCGTGAATGGACAAGCGATGGCGGAGAAGGCGATCGCCCTCGCCGAGCATGCCCGCGAGGCGATCAACGCGATCCCGGGGCTGTACTGCTTCGGCAAGGAGATTCTCGGCGGCGAGGCGACGTTCGACTACGATCCGACCAAGCTGACGATCCATGTCCGCCATCTGGGCATTACCGGCTACGAGGCGGAGAACTGGCTGCGCGACACCTTCAACCTCGAGGTCGAGCTGTCGGATATGTACAATATTCTCTGCCTGATTACGCCAGGCGACTCCGAGGACACGGTGGGCCAGCTGCTCGGCGCGCTGCGCGCGATGGTCGAGCGCTATCCGCAGGTAGACGAGGTGCAGGAGCTCGTCGTCAAGATTCCCGAGATCCCGCAGCTGTCGCTGACGCCTCGCGAGGCGTTCTACGGCGAGACCGAGGTGCTGCCGTTCAAGGAATCCGCCGGCCGCATCATCGCGGAGTTCATCTACGTGTACCCGCCGGGCATTCCGATCCTGCTGCCGGGCGAGGTCATCTCGCAGTCCAACATCGACTACATCGTCGACCATGTGGAGGTCGGCCTTCCGGTCAAGGGACCCGAGGACCGCAGCATCCAGTTCGTCAAGGTCATCGTCGAGGAAACCGCGATTTTCTGA
- a CDS encoding VanZ family protein, which produces MPNESKPRPLRLAAVLAWAAVLLMLTGTESLRHLLIHRELLFSFDPSPDFRAFFRWADIRTVHGEWLLVKLGHFLGFAALDLLLMAWLGSKLRALGLSLLFAVFTEVLQLFQHRDGRLYDVLIDVSGALAAALMVALFATLLKKNPAIPVSNEFNRFNNSQRR; this is translated from the coding sequence ATGCCGAACGAATCCAAGCCGCGCCCGCTGCGCCTGGCCGCCGTGCTGGCCTGGGCTGCCGTCCTGCTCATGCTCACCGGCACAGAGAGCTTGCGTCATCTGCTGATCCATCGGGAGCTGCTTTTCTCCTTTGATCCCTCTCCGGACTTTCGGGCGTTTTTTCGCTGGGCCGACATTCGTACGGTCCACGGCGAATGGCTGCTCGTCAAGCTCGGTCATTTTTTGGGCTTCGCGGCGCTCGACCTGCTCCTCATGGCATGGCTCGGAAGCAAGCTCCGTGCGCTCGGACTTTCGCTGCTGTTCGCCGTCTTTACGGAAGTTCTCCAGCTGTTTCAGCATCGGGACGGCAGGTTGTACGATGTGCTGATCGATGTGTCTGGAGCCTTGGCCGCTGCTTTGATGGTCGCCCTTTTTGCCACTCTTTTGAAAAAAAATCCGGCAATCCCTGTTTCAAACGAGTTCAATCGCTTTAATAATAGTCAACGGAGATGA
- a CDS encoding manganese catalase family protein has product MYFYKEDLINQIVPDKPDPAAAKVLQEALGGQFGEMRTMMQYFFQSSNFRGKETQYRDLLKGVFLEEIAHVELVQNTINQLLTGAGGEPPGDSGVDGAPLDEAVKHANPHHYIMGAQGSLPVDAGGNPWLGSYVYNHGNLVADLLNNVVLESTGVLQKTRIYEMSSNKAFRETLGFLIVRDNAHQNAFAKALETLGVSWGKLFPIPNYDINKYPECKKYVDLGYHNAQFNYRLDEHRMGEIFSGQSPSRNGGELQVTPPPNGFPVPFNPEMPNEHAPGLTDLNR; this is encoded by the coding sequence ATGTACTTTTATAAGGAAGATCTAATCAACCAGATCGTGCCGGACAAGCCGGACCCCGCGGCCGCGAAGGTGCTTCAGGAAGCGCTCGGCGGACAGTTCGGCGAGATGCGCACGATGATGCAGTACTTTTTCCAGAGCAGCAACTTCCGGGGCAAGGAAACGCAATATCGGGATCTGCTGAAGGGCGTCTTCCTGGAAGAGATCGCGCATGTCGAGCTGGTGCAGAATACGATCAACCAGCTGCTGACCGGCGCGGGGGGCGAGCCTCCCGGCGACTCCGGCGTCGACGGAGCGCCGCTGGACGAAGCGGTCAAGCATGCCAATCCGCATCATTACATCATGGGCGCGCAAGGCTCGCTGCCGGTCGATGCGGGCGGCAATCCGTGGCTGGGCAGCTACGTGTACAACCACGGCAATCTCGTGGCCGATCTGCTGAACAACGTCGTGCTCGAGTCGACCGGCGTGCTGCAAAAAACGCGGATTTACGAGATGAGCTCCAACAAAGCCTTCCGCGAGACGCTCGGGTTCCTCATCGTGCGCGACAACGCGCATCAAAATGCGTTCGCCAAAGCGTTGGAGACGCTTGGAGTGAGCTGGGGCAAGCTGTTCCCGATCCCCAACTACGACATCAACAAGTATCCGGAATGCAAGAAATACGTCGATCTGGGCTACCATAACGCCCAGTTCAACTACAGGCTGGACGAGCACCGCATGGGCGAGATTTTCAGCGGACAGTCGCCTAGCCGAAACGGCGGCGAGCTGCAGGTGACGCCTCCTCCGAACGGGTTCCCGGTGCCGTTCAATCCGGAGATGCCGAATGAGCACGCTCCCGGTCTGACGGACCTGAACCGCTGA
- a CDS encoding WGxxGxxG family protein, protein MKKTMTSLASVAVLASMLSLPAHANVKDMTRNIGQNLNPASVTNDVERGVNRGMNGLERGVNRLENDMDMNRGRMNTNGTMMNTNTAGYRAGSYDGMAAGTYRAQNAGTAGRYTAASAAGTRSNAGWGWLGLLGLFGLAGLRSRNPERH, encoded by the coding sequence GTGAAAAAAACGATGACGTCCCTTGCTTCCGTAGCCGTGCTCGCCTCGATGCTGAGCCTGCCGGCTCATGCCAACGTGAAAGACATGACACGCAACATCGGCCAGAACCTGAATCCGGCGTCGGTAACGAACGATGTCGAGCGCGGGGTGAACCGCGGCATGAACGGCCTCGAGCGCGGCGTAAACCGCCTGGAGAACGACATGGACATGAATCGCGGCCGCATGAACACGAACGGCACGATGATGAACACGAATACGGCGGGCTACCGCGCCGGTTCGTACGACGGCATGGCCGCCGGCACGTACCGCGCTCAGAATGCCGGTACGGCTGGCCGCTACACGGCTGCAAGCGCCGCTGGCACGCGCAGCAACGCCGGCTGGGGCTGGCTGGGCCTGCTCGGCCTGTTCGGACTTGCCGGCCTGCGCTCGCGCAATCCGGAACGCCACTGA
- a CDS encoding DHA2 family efflux MFS transporter permease subunit, producing MKVGDNPNEKWTNIKKGPILFVMILGAFLATLNQTVMTVAIPKLIGEFGIEASTAQWLTTGYMLVNGVLIPITAYFMQRFSTRQLFQASMWIFLAGTVISALSTDFPLLLTGRMVQAAGAGIIMPLLMNVILTIFPANNRGAAMGMVGLAIIFAPAIGPVLAGYILESYDWEVMFYGMIPLALITIGCGFIYLKNVSERTDARLDLWSVILSTIGFGSMLYGFSRAASAGWSSAEVLSTILGGALALAAFTWRQLVSTAPLLDLRAFRYKLFTLTTLINVAVTMVMYADMMLLPLYLQNARGYTALESGLLMLPGAIVMGILMPVAGKLFDRFGAKWLAIIGLAITIGTTFSFVNLTDSTSYTYLLLMSTGRRIGMALLLMPIQTAGLNELPSRLNAHGTAISNTVRQVAGAVGTSLLVTIMTDRTKVHVSELAASGAQGLTKEQMIVQASIQGINDSYVWIIGFAAVALALSFFITNKRREAVTESVSSAPAAAVERE from the coding sequence ATGAAAGTGGGCGACAACCCGAATGAAAAATGGACGAATATCAAGAAAGGACCGATCCTGTTCGTCATGATCCTCGGAGCGTTCCTGGCGACGCTGAACCAGACCGTCATGACGGTGGCGATCCCGAAGCTCATCGGAGAGTTCGGCATCGAGGCTTCGACGGCGCAATGGCTGACGACCGGCTACATGCTGGTGAACGGAGTGCTGATTCCGATTACGGCGTATTTCATGCAGCGCTTCTCGACACGGCAATTGTTCCAGGCATCCATGTGGATCTTCTTGGCGGGTACGGTCATCTCGGCGCTCTCGACGGATTTTCCGCTGCTGCTGACCGGGCGCATGGTACAGGCCGCTGGAGCGGGCATCATCATGCCGCTGCTGATGAACGTCATCCTGACGATCTTCCCGGCGAACAACCGCGGAGCCGCCATGGGCATGGTCGGCCTTGCGATCATCTTCGCTCCCGCGATCGGTCCCGTGCTTGCGGGCTATATTTTGGAGAGCTATGACTGGGAGGTCATGTTTTACGGCATGATTCCGCTCGCGCTCATTACGATCGGATGCGGCTTCATCTATCTCAAGAACGTGTCGGAACGCACCGACGCCCGTCTCGACCTCTGGAGCGTGATCTTGTCCACGATCGGCTTCGGGAGCATGCTCTACGGCTTCAGCCGCGCTGCGAGCGCGGGATGGTCGAGCGCGGAGGTGCTGTCCACGATTCTCGGCGGAGCGCTCGCGCTGGCCGCGTTTACGTGGAGGCAGCTCGTTTCCACAGCTCCGCTGCTTGATCTGCGGGCCTTCCGCTACAAGCTGTTCACGCTGACGACGCTCATCAATGTGGCCGTCACGATGGTCATGTATGCCGACATGATGCTGCTCCCGCTTTACCTGCAGAACGCCCGCGGCTACACGGCGCTGGAGTCCGGCCTGCTGATGCTGCCGGGCGCGATCGTCATGGGCATCCTGATGCCGGTCGCCGGGAAGCTGTTCGACCGGTTCGGCGCCAAATGGCTCGCCATCATCGGCCTGGCCATCACGATCGGAACCACCTTCAGCTTCGTGAATCTGACCGACTCGACGAGCTACACGTATCTGCTGCTGATGTCGACCGGCCGACGGATCGGGATGGCCTTGCTTCTGATGCCGATCCAGACGGCCGGGCTGAACGAGCTGCCTTCCCGGCTCAACGCGCACGGCACGGCCATCTCCAATACCGTCCGCCAGGTCGCGGGAGCGGTCGGCACGTCGCTGCTCGTCACGATCATGACCGACCGCACGAAGGTCCATGTCAGCGAGCTCGCCGCCAGTGGAGCGCAGGGGCTCACCAAGGAGCAGATGATCGTGCAGGCTTCGATCCAGGGCATCAACGACTCCTACGTGTGGATCATCGGCTTTGCGGCGGTCGCGCTGGCGCTGTCGTTCTTCATCACGAACAAGCGGCGTGAAGCCGTGACGGAATCCGTCTCCAGCGCACCTGCCGCCGCCGTCGAGCGCGAATGA
- a CDS encoding copper amine oxidase produces the protein MKGKKVLVLTLAMTLWGGTMIFADSASQAIRVALNGSELSEGGIMSEGKSYLPLRQLASQMQALVLWDDNAKKASIIKPNVHMFLFKTDKSTFGGVEAGKKVTFSVFAQVDTLTTDIHSFRITITDPAGKETLIQQDTMKSSKDNFWFLTDDFKYSFDSAGKYSVRFSIRLAAGDEWSVVSEKNLLAK, from the coding sequence ATGAAAGGGAAGAAGGTTCTGGTGCTGACGCTCGCCATGACGCTTTGGGGCGGGACGATGATTTTCGCCGATTCGGCCTCGCAAGCGATCCGGGTGGCGCTCAACGGCAGCGAGCTGTCCGAGGGCGGCATCATGAGCGAAGGCAAGAGCTACCTCCCGCTAAGACAGCTGGCGAGCCAGATGCAAGCGCTCGTCCTCTGGGACGACAACGCCAAGAAAGCATCGATCATCAAGCCCAACGTACATATGTTTCTGTTTAAGACGGACAAGTCCACCTTCGGCGGCGTCGAAGCCGGCAAGAAGGTGACGTTCAGCGTCTTCGCGCAGGTCGACACGCTGACGACCGACATCCACTCGTTCCGGATCACCATCACCGATCCCGCGGGCAAGGAGACGCTGATCCAGCAGGATACGATGAAATCGAGCAAGGACAACTTCTGGTTTCTGACGGACGATTTCAAGTACAGCTTCGACAGCGCGGGCAAGTATTCGGTCCGCTTCTCGATCCGGCTGGCGGCAGGGGACGAGTGGAGCGTCGTGTCCGAGAAAAACCTGCTCGCCAAGTAA
- a CDS encoding aspartyl-phosphate phosphatase Spo0E family protein — MSKKSEIMKDIERLREALNKAPVSPSGYNLELSRRLDELIVSFYKAG; from the coding sequence ATGTCGAAAAAAAGCGAGATTATGAAGGATATTGAACGGCTGCGGGAAGCGCTGAATAAAGCACCGGTCAGCCCATCCGGATACAATCTGGAGCTAAGCAGAAGATTGGATGAGCTCATCGTTTCCTTTTATAAAGCTGGTTAA
- a CDS encoding DUF3892 domain-containing protein produces the protein MEIGNEGAPKRESIVAVQKNGDGDLTSFKTDSGRVLAYDQAIAEAGQGLLAGVNVFKGKDGGHYLRGDADGDPTNNLDQLPIF, from the coding sequence ATGGAGATCGGAAACGAAGGCGCGCCGAAGCGCGAAAGCATCGTAGCCGTGCAGAAGAACGGCGACGGCGACCTGACCTCGTTCAAGACCGACAGCGGCCGCGTGCTCGCGTACGACCAGGCGATCGCCGAGGCGGGCCAGGGCCTGCTCGCCGGAGTCAACGTTTTCAAGGGCAAGGACGGCGGCCATTATCTGCGCGGCGACGCGGACGGAGATCCGACGAACAACCTGGATCAGCTGCCGATTTTCTGA
- a CDS encoding YktB family protein, with protein sequence MTNLHPRPSGASVLDERSPSAFPGFGPADFDVFAIDGLEPRMSALISGIRPKLEELGSRLSPELSILSGTEFHPHVAKHARRTVNPPSDTWVAFAANKRGYKAHPHFQIGLWGTHAFIQFAVIYEAEGKAEFARRALDRLDELYALPPAGQGYVWSGDHTRPEAAPHDGMSRDELRALFERLRTVKAAELLCGVHLDRSDPLLRDGEAFVRKAESVFQTLMPLYLLASR encoded by the coding sequence ATGACCAACCTCCATCCCCGCCCTTCCGGAGCCTCGGTTCTGGACGAGCGCAGCCCTTCGGCCTTCCCCGGCTTCGGACCGGCCGATTTCGACGTTTTCGCCATCGACGGCCTGGAGCCGCGCATGTCGGCCCTCATCTCGGGCATCCGCCCGAAGCTGGAGGAGCTCGGCAGCCGCCTGTCCCCCGAGCTGTCCATCCTGTCCGGCACGGAGTTCCATCCCCATGTCGCCAAGCACGCCCGGCGCACGGTCAATCCGCCGAGCGACACCTGGGTGGCCTTCGCGGCGAACAAGCGGGGCTACAAGGCCCATCCCCATTTCCAGATCGGCCTGTGGGGCACTCATGCCTTCATCCAGTTCGCCGTCATCTACGAAGCGGAAGGCAAGGCCGAGTTCGCCAGGCGCGCCCTCGATCGGCTGGACGAGCTCTACGCCCTGCCTCCGGCCGGACAAGGCTACGTCTGGTCCGGCGACCATACCCGGCCGGAAGCCGCGCCGCATGACGGCATGAGCCGGGACGAGCTGCGGGCGCTGTTCGAGCGCTTGCGCACGGTCAAGGCCGCCGAGCTGCTCTGCGGCGTCCATCTGGACCGCAGCGACCCGCTGCTGCGGGACGGCGAGGCGTTCGTGCGCAAGGCCGAGTCGGTCTTCCAGACGCTCATGCCGCTTTACCTGCTGGCCTCGCGTTGA
- the pstA gene encoding phosphate ABC transporter permease PstA produces the protein MSQAANRSMRSGRRNRSADKAFTAVVWSVGVGCVLFTLALIGTILAEGLPGLSWSFVFGLPSEIEEGGGIGPALFNSLYILVLSLLISIPLGLASGIYLAEFAPDNRAIGLIRVCVEGLASVPSLIFGLFGIALFVEGMGIGLTIVGGAVTLALLNLPLLTRVTEEAMRSVPPEYKQGSLALGATHTQTIFKVCLPAALSSIMTGISLTAGRAFGESAVIVLVSGVSTSGLMWDFDPMSPGATLAVHLWYVQSEAIVPDAAAIASHSAAVLLIVVLLLNLLLRIPIWWSARRA, from the coding sequence ATGAGCCAGGCTGCGAATCGATCCATGCGGAGCGGCCGCCGCAACCGCAGCGCCGACAAGGCGTTCACCGCCGTCGTCTGGTCCGTCGGCGTCGGCTGCGTGCTGTTCACGCTCGCGCTGATCGGGACGATTTTGGCAGAAGGTCTGCCGGGACTCAGCTGGAGCTTCGTGTTCGGCTTGCCGAGCGAGATCGAGGAAGGCGGCGGCATCGGACCGGCGTTGTTCAACTCGCTCTATATTCTCGTGCTGTCGCTGCTCATCTCGATTCCGCTCGGACTCGCCTCCGGCATCTATCTGGCGGAGTTCGCTCCGGACAACCGCGCGATCGGCTTGATCCGCGTCTGCGTGGAGGGGCTGGCTTCGGTGCCGTCGCTCATCTTCGGCCTGTTCGGCATCGCGCTGTTCGTCGAGGGCATGGGCATCGGGCTTACGATCGTCGGCGGCGCGGTCACGCTCGCGCTGCTCAACCTGCCGCTGCTGACGCGGGTGACGGAGGAAGCGATGCGCTCGGTGCCGCCCGAGTACAAGCAAGGCTCGCTGGCGCTCGGAGCGACGCATACGCAGACGATCTTCAAGGTGTGCTTGCCTGCCGCGCTGTCGAGCATCATGACCGGCATCAGCCTCACGGCCGGACGGGCATTCGGAGAGAGCGCCGTCATCGTGCTCGTATCCGGCGTCTCCACCTCCGGGCTCATGTGGGACTTCGATCCGATGTCGCCGGGCGCGACGCTGGCCGTGCATCTGTGGTACGTCCAGTCGGAGGCGATCGTGCCGGATGCCGCGGCGATCGCCTCGCATTCGGCCGCCGTGCTGCTGATCGTCGTCCTGCTGCTCAACCTGCTGCTGCGCATCCCGATCTGGTGGAGCGCGCGGCGGGCCTAG
- a CDS encoding DUF1292 domain-containing protein translates to MSEHKHDDNCGCGHDHDHEEPVFVVSDEEGVEREMVMVYQFESENQAYAVLLDRNNPEEDGLILRVEEEDDEAFLVGIEDDAEWERVTAIYEEFARQENEKQG, encoded by the coding sequence ATGAGCGAGCATAAGCATGACGACAACTGCGGCTGCGGCCATGACCACGACCACGAGGAGCCGGTATTCGTCGTTTCCGACGAAGAAGGCGTCGAGCGCGAGATGGTGATGGTGTACCAGTTCGAATCCGAGAATCAGGCGTACGCCGTCCTTCTGGACCGCAACAATCCCGAAGAGGACGGGCTTATCCTCCGTGTCGAAGAAGAGGACGACGAGGCTTTCCTGGTCGGTATCGAGGACGACGCGGAGTGGGAGCGCGTGACGGCGATCTACGAGGAGTTCGCGCGTCAAGAGAACGAGAAGCAGGGCTGA
- a CDS encoding MFS transporter, whose protein sequence is MELSMPKNSKKIIRSPFVIKLLIIMFGVEFVKGAMLVSVLPVYMREELGLTAYAVGWALASQYIGDNFFRSPLGWIIDRIGYRTVMLLGVLFTSLSVLIIALTDQTGWIIVACVLLGIGTSPLWPCVITGATAVAGDEAGGSMMSVIYMSWLVGVGMGPIVINFFIISRYEPAFWLMGAIMAAIVAVTLTLPGRQASREIEGRLADEAPSTSSAPLPERIRAYFRKVGESLHASRLLYPAMFIQNFALGLLTPVLTQYARTVLHLSPQQYSYFLLAGGAITVLGLIPIGRGVDRYGTRWFLHAGFLLAAVSLPVLGYMRYLPLVLVVVAFVGLGYACIIPAWNALIAKAIPKEERGAVWGFFLTIEGLGMVFGSILSGRLWDSFGPHAPFLISGGSLVVLFVLHLLIIRRGRISLA, encoded by the coding sequence GTGGAGCTGAGCATGCCGAAGAACAGCAAGAAGATTATCCGTTCTCCATTTGTCATCAAGCTATTGATTATCATGTTCGGCGTCGAATTCGTCAAAGGGGCGATGCTCGTCTCGGTGCTGCCCGTCTACATGAGGGAGGAGCTCGGCCTGACCGCCTATGCGGTCGGATGGGCGCTGGCGAGCCAGTACATCGGCGATAATTTCTTCCGCAGCCCGCTCGGCTGGATCATCGACCGCATCGGCTACCGCACGGTCATGCTGCTCGGCGTGCTGTTCACCTCGCTGTCCGTGCTCATCATCGCGCTCACCGACCAGACAGGCTGGATCATCGTCGCCTGCGTGCTGCTCGGCATCGGCACCTCGCCGCTCTGGCCGTGCGTCATCACCGGAGCGACGGCGGTCGCCGGGGACGAGGCGGGCGGCAGCATGATGAGCGTCATCTACATGAGCTGGCTCGTCGGCGTCGGCATGGGGCCGATCGTCATCAACTTCTTCATCATCAGCCGCTACGAGCCGGCGTTCTGGCTGATGGGCGCGATCATGGCGGCGATCGTCGCCGTGACGCTGACGCTGCCGGGCAGGCAGGCTTCGCGGGAGATCGAGGGACGCCTGGCGGACGAGGCGCCGTCCACAAGCAGCGCCCCGCTGCCGGAGCGGATCCGGGCGTACTTCCGCAAGGTGGGAGAGTCGCTCCATGCGAGCCGGCTGCTATATCCCGCGATGTTCATCCAGAACTTCGCGCTCGGCCTGCTGACGCCGGTGCTGACCCAATACGCGCGGACCGTGCTGCATCTGTCTCCCCAGCAGTACAGCTACTTCCTGCTCGCGGGAGGCGCGATCACCGTGCTCGGCCTCATCCCGATCGGACGCGGCGTCGACCGCTACGGCACCCGCTGGTTCCTGCACGCGGGCTTCCTGCTCGCCGCGGTGTCGCTGCCGGTGCTCGGCTACATGCGCTACCTGCCGCTCGTCCTCGTCGTCGTCGCCTTCGTCGGGCTCGGCTACGCCTGCATCATCCCGGCGTGGAACGCGCTTATCGCCAAAGCGATTCCAAAGGAGGAGCGCGGAGCGGTCTGGGGCTTCTTCCTGACGATCGAGGGACTCGGGATGGTGTTCGGCTCGATCCTCTCGGGACGGCTGTGGGACAGCTTCGGCCCGCACGCGCCGTTCCTCATCAGCGGCGGCTCGCTCGTCGTGCTGTTCGTGCTTCATCTGCTCATCATCCGCCGGGGACGCATCTCCTTGGCCTGA